A region of Catenibacterium mitsuokai DNA encodes the following proteins:
- a CDS encoding PTS mannose/fructose/sorbose/N-acetylgalactosamine transporter subunit IIC, producing MLNAFFVAVAVFVGVAGHEFFGMVMLSRPIVVAPLTGLLLGDVQTGLLVGASLESIFMGVVNVGISSTAEPALAAGLATAFTIQMGGNVGTIIPIVFPLAVLGLQFMNFIFSFVIGPFAPKFEQLALEGKDKSITALHFGLWALHYGLYALIPFFAVWLGSDVVQTILQSIPKVIMNGLTVAGNMLPAVGMAMLMQMLWDKKTGVYYILGFVAVAYLKLPLIAIAVLGVVIALVTAQRDMQLKDMMAKPAVASASANDSEEEDFFA from the coding sequence ATGTTAAACGCGTTTTTCGTTGCAGTGGCAGTATTCGTAGGCGTTGCAGGACATGAATTTTTCGGTATGGTCATGTTAAGTAGACCAATCGTCGTTGCACCACTTACAGGTTTATTGCTAGGAGATGTTCAGACAGGTTTATTAGTTGGAGCATCATTAGAATCAATCTTTATGGGAGTTGTCAATGTAGGTATCTCAAGTACTGCTGAACCAGCTCTTGCTGCAGGTCTTGCTACAGCATTCACAATCCAGATGGGTGGAAATGTTGGTACTATTATTCCAATCGTATTCCCACTTGCTGTATTAGGTCTTCAGTTCATGAACTTTATTTTCTCATTCGTTATTGGTCCATTCGCACCAAAATTCGAACAGTTAGCTTTAGAAGGTAAAGACAAATCAATCACAGCCCTTCACTTTGGTTTATGGGCATTACACTATGGTTTATATGCTTTAATTCCATTCTTTGCTGTATGGTTAGGATCTGATGTTGTACAGACAATCTTACAGTCAATCCCTAAGGTTATTATGAATGGTTTAACAGTTGCTGGTAACATGCTTCCTGCTGTAGGTATGGCTATGTTAATGCAGATGTTATGGGATAAGAAAACAGGTGTTTACTACATTTTAGGATTTGTTGCAGTGGCTTATTTAAAATTACCATTAATCGCAATCGCAGTATTAGGTGTTGTTATCGCACTAGTAACAGCACAGCGTGATATGCAGTTAAAAGATATGATGGCTAAACCAGCTGTTGCAAGTGCATCAGCTAATGACAGTGAAGAGGAGGACTTTTTCGCATGA
- a CDS encoding PTS sugar transporter subunit IIB, translating into MIVCLRVDERLIHGQVAMTWTKELKLHGLVVASDEAASNELQKMSLKMAVPEGIKCIIKSVEGVSSILDDPRSEKMRLMVLVPTVRDAVTLCKKYKNIQMVNLGNAGKMTSGEKINLTKEVMLTQEELDALKELVELYPNTFFQGTPSMEKKLATNVLKNL; encoded by the coding sequence ATGATTGTTTGTTTAAGAGTAGACGAAAGATTAATTCATGGACAGGTTGCTATGACTTGGACAAAGGAATTAAAGCTTCATGGTTTAGTTGTTGCAAGTGATGAAGCAGCATCAAACGAATTACAGAAGATGTCATTAAAGATGGCAGTGCCAGAAGGTATCAAATGTATTATTAAATCAGTAGAAGGCGTTTCATCAATCTTAGATGATCCTAGATCAGAAAAGATGCGCTTGATGGTTCTTGTACCTACAGTACGTGATGCTGTTACTTTATGTAAGAAATACAAGAATATTCAAATGGTTAACTTAGGTAACGCTGGAAAGATGACCTCAGGAGAAAAGATTAATTTAACTAAAGAAGTTATGTTGACTCAAGAAGAATTAGACGCATTAAAAGAATTAGTTGAATTATATCCAAATACATTCTTCCAGGGTACACCTTCAATGGAAAAGAAGCTTGCTACAAACGTATTAAAAAATTTATAA
- a CDS encoding PTS sugar transporter subunit IIA — MRHILIATHGLLASGARSTMEFLIGNVDNVDYITAYVDGQKPINEQIEEYFAKIPQEDEVVIFTDIKGGSVNQKMISYCVRENTFLVSGFNLAVLIEVTMTPEKLTNEFLKAKIEEAREQLCLVEIEKNNTEENDDDFLL; from the coding sequence ATGAGACACATTTTAATCGCAACACATGGGTTACTTGCTTCAGGTGCAAGATCAACAATGGAATTCTTAATCGGTAATGTAGATAACGTAGACTATATTACAGCTTATGTAGATGGACAGAAACCTATCAATGAGCAGATTGAAGAATATTTCGCAAAGATTCCACAGGAAGATGAAGTAGTCATCTTTACTGATATTAAGGGTGGAAGTGTAAATCAGAAGATGATTTCATATTGTGTAAGGGAAAACACTTTCTTGGTATCAGGATTCAATTTAGCTGTTCTTATTGAAGTCACTATGACTCCAGAAAAACTTACTAATGAGTTCTTAAAGGCTAAGATTGAAGAAGCTAGAGAACAGTTATGCTTAGTAGAAATTGAAAAAAACAACACGGAAGAAAACGATGACGATTTTCTTCTATAA
- a CDS encoding carbohydrate kinase family protein codes for MYDVTATGELLIDFTRNGLSEQNNRIYEANPGGAPCNVLAMLGKLGYKTAFIGKVGDDEFGKLLKNTITEQKIDAAGLILDPNAKTTLAFVDNDETGDRSFSFYRKPGADMMFREDEVNYELIDNCRIFHFGSLSMTDEPVRSATYAMVDYAKKKNKIISFDPNLRPPLWESEDLAAKQIWYGIEQCDILKIADNEIEWLTGTDDYDKGIEIIRERTHAKLINVTLGPNGSIAYYGNHKVFMEPYLNKDTIETTGAGDTFGACALHAVLKNGLDNMTEENLKEMLQFANAAASLITTKKGALRVMPEEKEIKELINKN; via the coding sequence ATGTACGATGTAACAGCAACAGGTGAACTATTAATAGACTTCACTAGAAATGGTTTAAGTGAACAGAATAACCGTATCTATGAAGCCAATCCAGGAGGTGCACCATGTAATGTACTTGCTATGCTTGGAAAATTAGGTTATAAAACTGCTTTTATTGGTAAAGTAGGAGATGATGAGTTTGGTAAACTATTAAAAAATACTATTACAGAACAGAAGATTGATGCAGCTGGACTTATTCTTGATCCTAATGCAAAAACAACACTTGCTTTTGTAGATAATGATGAAACAGGTGACCGCAGCTTCTCTTTCTATAGAAAGCCAGGAGCAGATATGATGTTTAGGGAAGACGAAGTGAATTATGAATTAATTGATAACTGTCGTATCTTCCACTTTGGCTCTTTGTCTATGACGGATGAGCCAGTAAGATCTGCTACTTATGCGATGGTTGATTATGCAAAAAAGAAAAATAAGATTATTTCTTTTGACCCTAACTTAAGACCACCTTTATGGGAAAGTGAAGATCTTGCAGCTAAACAGATCTGGTATGGTATTGAACAGTGTGATATCTTAAAGATTGCAGATAATGAGATTGAATGGCTCACAGGTACTGATGATTATGATAAGGGAATTGAAATCATTAGAGAAAGAACACATGCAAAACTCATCAATGTTACACTTGGTCCAAATGGTAGTATTGCTTACTATGGTAATCATAAAGTATTTATGGAACCTTATTTAAATAAGGATACTATAGAAACAACAGGTGCAGGTGACACATTTGGAGCCTGTGCACTTCATGCAGTACTTAAAAATGGATTAGACAATATGACTGAAGAGAATTTAAAAGAAATGCTTCAGTTTGCGAATGCAGCAGCTTCTTTAATTACAACTAAGAAGGGCGCATTAAGAGTGATGCCAGAAGAAAAAGAAATTAAAGAATTAATAAATAAAAACTAA